A single genomic interval of uncultured Pseudodesulfovibrio sp. harbors:
- a CDS encoding PHP domain-containing protein, with the protein MKNSMIMDLHVHTTISKCSKLTLEEILDNAAIQGLDGVCITDHDTMDVRHRIDEGIQANGLCVIFGMEYATPDGDFLLFGPFEYLEPGLDARQLLQMVDNKGGVAIAAHPFRPGRSVSEFAVREGLCSVVERVNGRNKPEANEQTLEWFDRYDLAASGGSDAHSLEELGRTPSRILAPIAGRADFIEALKAGLIEPATHLT; encoded by the coding sequence ATGAAAAATTCCATGATCATGGACCTCCACGTGCATACGACCATATCCAAGTGCAGCAAGCTTACCTTGGAAGAAATCCTGGACAACGCCGCTATACAGGGGTTGGACGGTGTATGCATCACAGACCATGACACCATGGATGTTCGCCACCGAATTGATGAAGGGATACAGGCAAACGGTCTCTGCGTGATCTTCGGCATGGAATACGCCACCCCGGACGGAGATTTCCTCCTGTTCGGGCCATTTGAATATCTGGAGCCGGGACTGGACGCCCGACAACTTTTACAGATGGTGGACAACAAGGGCGGGGTCGCCATTGCAGCGCACCCATTTCGACCGGGCCGAAGCGTCAGCGAATTTGCAGTACGTGAAGGGCTCTGCTCTGTGGTGGAGCGGGTGAACGGTCGCAACAAGCCCGAAGCCAATGAACAAACTCTGGAATGGTTTGACCGCTACGACCTGGCAGCCAGCGGAGGAAGCGACGCACACTCTCTAGAGGAACTGGGGCGCACTCCCAGTAGAATTCTCGCTCCCATAGCCGGACGGGCCGATTTCATCGAAGCGCTCAAAGCGGGCTTGATAGAACCTGCAACCCATCTGACATAA
- a CDS encoding alkaline phosphatase family protein: MPNTCILLLLDGLGDRSYERLGGKTPLQAASTPHLDALASRGGLGLYHAGCVGQALPSENAHFAMFGRRPEEFPGRGALEALGCGLDLKQGEVAVLAHIAAVEDDGSVFRLKKDVPKVDTETAAELVQAVDFFEADGVSIRYHAFKGTFGVLVLSGNSSPFFTDTGVMLQGAVIPQIQPFATHVDDPATLATCRALTKYVLHARSILKRHPVNQERIQQGVSPLDFIVTQRPGRATAVPSFRQSHGLNALSISNGAMYRGLCRHLGMAHESAPDSGDVEADYRAALAIAECNRAAFDFIHVHTKAPDQAAHSKDPRAKLEAIEALDRAIGVEGMVFAADPDVLLVVAADHSTPSSGPLIHSGEPVPLLFHGKGVRRDEEVRFDEIAAARGALGTVRGSELMLCILNALDRVKLTGIMDTPQDQPYYPGDCEPFPISDEG; the protein is encoded by the coding sequence ATGCCGAATACATGCATATTATTGTTGCTCGACGGCCTCGGAGATCGATCCTACGAACGGTTGGGCGGGAAGACGCCGCTTCAGGCTGCCAGCACGCCACATCTTGACGCTCTGGCTTCCAGAGGGGGGCTCGGGCTGTACCACGCAGGTTGTGTCGGTCAGGCTTTGCCTAGTGAGAATGCCCATTTCGCCATGTTCGGTAGGAGACCGGAGGAATTTCCCGGCCGAGGGGCGCTTGAAGCGCTTGGTTGTGGGCTTGATCTGAAGCAGGGTGAGGTTGCAGTATTGGCACACATTGCCGCAGTTGAGGATGACGGCAGTGTCTTTCGGTTGAAAAAAGATGTCCCCAAAGTAGACACCGAGACAGCGGCAGAATTGGTTCAGGCCGTGGATTTCTTCGAAGCCGATGGGGTTTCCATCCGTTATCACGCCTTTAAGGGGACCTTTGGTGTACTTGTGCTGTCAGGTAACTCCTCACCCTTTTTTACGGATACCGGGGTTATGCTTCAAGGAGCGGTCATTCCTCAAATTCAGCCGTTTGCTACTCATGTAGATGACCCTGCAACCTTGGCTACATGTCGCGCCCTGACAAAATACGTCTTACACGCCCGCTCCATACTGAAGCGGCATCCGGTCAATCAAGAACGAATCCAGCAGGGGGTATCCCCTTTAGATTTCATTGTGACCCAACGTCCCGGACGGGCTACTGCGGTTCCGTCTTTCCGCCAGAGTCACGGCCTCAACGCCTTGTCCATTTCAAATGGGGCCATGTACCGTGGCTTGTGTCGCCATTTGGGCATGGCGCACGAGTCAGCGCCGGACAGTGGGGATGTCGAGGCTGATTATCGGGCCGCTCTTGCCATTGCCGAGTGTAACCGGGCGGCGTTCGATTTCATTCACGTTCATACCAAGGCCCCGGATCAGGCAGCCCATTCCAAAGATCCCCGCGCAAAGCTCGAAGCCATAGAGGCGCTGGATCGAGCCATTGGGGTGGAGGGCATGGTTTTCGCTGCCGATCCGGATGTTTTACTGGTTGTAGCGGCTGATCACTCCACGCCGAGTTCCGGCCCGCTCATTCACTCTGGCGAGCCGGTGCCTCTGCTCTTTCATGGAAAAGGGGTACGCAGGGACGAGGAAGTCCGGTTTGACGAAATTGCGGCGGCGCGTGGAGCGCTTGGAACTGTGCGAGGGAGTGAACTCATGCTCTGTATCCTGAATGCGTTGGACAGAGTCAAGTTGACGGGAATTATGGACACTCCTCAGGATCAGCCATACTATCCTGGCGATTGTGAACCTTTCCCGATTTCGGACGAGGGCTAG
- a CDS encoding nicotinate-nucleotide adenylyltransferase — protein MTLLHETGVIHGRFQVLHNDHLTYLLAGKELCRHLVVGITNPCPALTRDEVEDSMRSAAISNPLSYYERSRMVADALAEVGVDRADFSVVPLPINMPEQYHYFVPMDATFYLTVYDDWGRKKLNYFQGLGIQIHVLWERALKDKGISSTDVRTRMAEGREWRSMVPGATARLMDRWHIDSRLAKLHVAS, from the coding sequence ATGACCTTATTGCATGAGACAGGCGTCATACATGGCCGTTTTCAGGTTCTTCACAACGATCATTTGACCTACCTCCTGGCTGGGAAGGAGTTGTGTCGTCATCTTGTCGTGGGCATTACCAATCCGTGTCCGGCACTGACTCGCGATGAAGTCGAGGACTCCATGCGTTCGGCTGCGATTTCCAACCCGCTGAGCTATTATGAGCGTAGTCGTATGGTGGCTGACGCCTTGGCTGAGGTTGGAGTCGACAGGGCAGATTTTTCAGTGGTGCCGTTACCCATCAACATGCCGGAACAATACCACTACTTCGTCCCTATGGACGCGACATTCTATCTGACCGTTTACGATGACTGGGGACGCAAGAAGCTCAATTACTTCCAAGGCCTCGGGATACAGATCCATGTCCTTTGGGAACGTGCCCTCAAGGATAAGGGCATCAGTTCAACGGACGTACGTACACGTATGGCGGAAGGGCGCGAATGGCGTTCCATGGTCCCCGGAGCGACTGCCCGACTCATGGATCGTTGGCATATTGATTCTCGGCTTGCAAAATTGCACGTCGCCAGTTGA
- a CDS encoding (Fe-S)-binding protein produces MTKQTHDEKMAALLKLVKKEADNCIRCGECRTVCPVFGETPSERYTARGKIAIAESLARGDLEFNESTRELFDNCLLCTGCASQCSSGARADKVVIAVREAFNDKMGTPPIKKAVAQALSLPQGVLDAGTKIGSMAQRLAFKSVPKTSGLYRRFAMPMVDANQYVPKLAEKSFRNEVQFSGKPGQPKVIFFTGCMTNYFMTEIGHSLVKVLNALGVSVDVPPNQACCGMPMLATGEADIVRKQAKRNIEALASDDTEVPIVNACASCGHMLKHGYLDRFGDDPNLASALKNIAERTMDITEYLTAHVDQERLGSLLKNADRIRATYHDPCHLRKAQKLTVEPRQILAEATRNEIKEMQHPEACCGLGGTYCLANMERSKAIQKKKIADAAGTDAEVMATACPGCILQLRDGVRRNPNTTMPVKHVIQILAEAMDA; encoded by the coding sequence ATGACAAAACAGACACACGATGAAAAAATGGCCGCATTGCTGAAGCTGGTCAAAAAAGAGGCAGACAACTGCATCCGCTGCGGGGAATGCCGAACCGTCTGCCCGGTGTTCGGCGAAACACCTTCGGAAAGATACACAGCCCGAGGCAAAATCGCGATTGCCGAAAGTCTCGCGCGCGGCGATCTTGAATTCAACGAAAGCACGCGTGAACTTTTTGACAACTGTCTGCTATGCACAGGCTGTGCAAGCCAATGCTCCAGTGGTGCGCGAGCGGACAAGGTGGTTATTGCCGTACGGGAAGCATTCAATGACAAGATGGGCACCCCGCCTATCAAAAAGGCTGTGGCTCAGGCCCTTTCCCTGCCTCAGGGGGTGTTGGATGCCGGAACGAAAATCGGCTCCATGGCACAGAGACTCGCCTTCAAATCCGTCCCCAAGACGAGTGGGCTCTATCGCCGCTTCGCCATGCCCATGGTGGATGCGAACCAGTACGTCCCGAAATTGGCGGAAAAATCCTTTCGAAATGAAGTGCAATTCTCAGGTAAGCCGGGACAACCCAAGGTTATCTTCTTCACAGGATGTATGACGAACTACTTCATGACCGAAATCGGCCACAGCCTGGTCAAGGTTCTCAACGCCCTCGGCGTCTCCGTAGACGTACCTCCCAATCAGGCATGCTGCGGCATGCCCATGCTTGCCACCGGCGAGGCCGACATAGTTCGCAAGCAAGCCAAACGAAATATCGAGGCCCTTGCAAGCGATGACACGGAAGTCCCAATTGTCAATGCCTGTGCTTCGTGTGGCCACATGCTCAAGCATGGTTATCTGGATCGATTCGGTGACGACCCCAACCTCGCTTCAGCCCTAAAAAACATTGCAGAACGCACCATGGACATCACTGAATACCTGACGGCCCACGTCGATCAGGAACGACTCGGCTCGCTGCTCAAAAACGCAGACAGGATTCGTGCCACCTACCATGACCCGTGCCATCTGCGAAAAGCCCAGAAGCTCACCGTTGAACCGCGCCAGATACTGGCAGAGGCCACGCGAAACGAGATCAAGGAAATGCAGCACCCCGAAGCCTGTTGCGGTCTTGGCGGCACGTACTGTCTCGCCAATATGGAGCGTTCCAAGGCTATCCAGAAGAAAAAAATCGCCGATGCCGCTGGCACCGATGCCGAGGTCATGGCGACTGCGTGCCCCGGTTGCATTCTGCAACTGCGTGACGGAGTAAGAAGAAACCCCAATACGACCATGCCGGTCAAACATGTCATCCAGATTCTGGCGGAGGCTATGGACGCTTAA
- a CDS encoding FAD-linked oxidase C-terminal domain-containing protein produces MLNHEFTQKLENLVGKDRCTFSPEDMVAYSYDANPEMRAQPEGVVSPKNKEEVAEIMKLAYEYNVPVTPRGGGSGYTGGCIPVEGGIVMAMDRFNRILEVDKENFLVILEPGVVVKDLQDEVDKIGLMYPPDPASTSFATIGGNIAENAGGIRAVKYGVTKHYVMGLEVVLTTGEIVKTGSKCVKDVAGYNLTELFVGSEGTLGVITKAVVKVVPKPEARRTMTATFSTLEKAAEAVSSIYATGVRPATLEFLDRISVEAVVKSIGFDASPEEGALLLMEVDGSDHALDADVDKIQAACEKCDVITFKKAESDEDREDLWKARRSLSFALCEIATEWEDDDISVPIARIPKMIRRLDEIAERYNIIIANFGHYGDGNIHIGMTTGKNGGPFPMEAKKDVVKAVVELEGRIAAEHGIGCVKVENLHWNIDEPTMNLMRSFKSLLDPKGLLNPGKVMLKG; encoded by the coding sequence ATGCTGAACCACGAATTCACTCAAAAATTGGAAAACCTTGTCGGCAAGGACCGCTGTACATTTTCACCGGAGGACATGGTCGCTTATTCATACGACGCCAACCCGGAAATGCGCGCCCAGCCCGAAGGCGTCGTCTCGCCGAAAAACAAAGAAGAAGTCGCCGAGATCATGAAGCTGGCCTATGAATACAACGTGCCGGTAACACCTCGGGGCGGAGGCAGCGGCTACACAGGTGGCTGCATCCCCGTTGAAGGCGGGATCGTCATGGCCATGGACCGTTTCAACCGAATTCTGGAAGTGGACAAGGAGAACTTTCTCGTCATCCTCGAACCCGGAGTCGTCGTAAAAGATCTTCAGGATGAGGTGGACAAGATCGGCCTGATGTACCCGCCGGACCCGGCTTCCACGAGCTTCGCCACCATCGGCGGGAATATCGCAGAAAACGCAGGTGGTATTCGTGCCGTCAAATACGGCGTCACCAAACATTATGTCATGGGTCTGGAAGTCGTTCTGACCACTGGAGAGATCGTCAAGACCGGCTCAAAATGTGTTAAAGACGTTGCGGGCTACAATCTGACTGAACTGTTCGTCGGCTCCGAAGGGACTCTCGGCGTCATCACAAAAGCCGTCGTCAAGGTCGTGCCCAAACCGGAAGCCCGCCGCACCATGACGGCCACATTCTCGACTCTCGAAAAGGCCGCCGAAGCCGTCAGCTCCATCTATGCCACGGGCGTACGTCCTGCGACTCTCGAATTCCTGGACCGTATCTCGGTTGAAGCTGTGGTCAAATCCATCGGCTTTGACGCCAGCCCCGAGGAAGGTGCACTCCTGCTCATGGAGGTCGACGGCTCGGACCACGCGTTGGACGCCGATGTCGACAAGATTCAGGCCGCCTGCGAAAAGTGCGACGTCATCACCTTCAAAAAAGCCGAATCCGACGAAGACCGCGAAGACCTGTGGAAGGCCCGCCGTTCCCTTTCCTTCGCCCTGTGTGAAATCGCCACGGAATGGGAAGACGACGACATCTCGGTCCCCATCGCCCGCATCCCGAAAATGATCCGCAGGCTGGATGAAATAGCGGAACGGTACAACATCATCATCGCCAATTTCGGCCACTACGGCGACGGCAACATCCATATCGGCATGACAACCGGCAAAAACGGCGGCCCATTCCCCATGGAGGCCAAAAAAGACGTGGTCAAAGCAGTTGTCGAACTGGAAGGCCGCATCGCCGCCGAACACGGCATCGGCTGCGTCAAAGTCGAAAACCTGCACTGGAACATCGACGAACCTACCATGAATCTCATGCGTAGCTTCAAGTCGTTGCTCGACCCCAAGGGCCTGCTCAATCCGGGCAAGGTCATGCTCAAGGGATAA
- a CDS encoding multidrug efflux SMR transporter: MPDISLLKNSWVLLYSAIVLEIGGTMAIKYSEGFSKLFPSACVIGLYCTSFYAMSLAVRKIELGVAYAIWSGVGIVLTSALGVILFHEDINLKKIVSITIIMIGVIALNLAAND; encoded by the coding sequence ATGCCTGACATCTCTCTGCTGAAAAACAGTTGGGTACTGCTTTATTCGGCCATTGTGCTTGAAATCGGCGGGACCATGGCCATCAAGTATTCCGAAGGTTTTTCAAAACTCTTTCCCTCAGCCTGCGTCATAGGACTCTACTGCACATCCTTTTACGCCATGAGTCTGGCCGTAAGAAAAATCGAGCTTGGCGTAGCCTACGCCATCTGGTCCGGAGTCGGCATTGTCCTCACTTCCGCCCTTGGCGTCATTCTGTTTCACGAAGACATCAATCTAAAAAAAATCGTCAGCATCACGATTATCATGATCGGAGTCATAGCCCTCAACCTGGCGGCAAACGATTAA
- a CDS encoding sodium:solute symporter family protein, with protein sequence MEIIDYIVLVLYFCTLLGIAVYANQKQETTEDYYVGGRGVGTLPLAALWMSSWVGGAAIMGTAEKSYQIGLSSLWYPLSMFSGFIFFALIFAGRIKRLGDQHQHITYPDLIEQRYDTKARLVSTVTTILAYVGYTASQLLSAAHIITSITGINLGYSFLVATTVTVTYTSFGGFFAVEKTDRFQTLLVVIGVSAVAVPLTWHSLGDISRLSTELPADFFQFGSWGWGAIFAMFISMVLTFFTSMDSYTRCYAAKSVRSARNGTLLAALIVLCISGSICFLGMSAKLIIPSGTDGASTLIRLIMHVFPAGVKGLMLVAILSAIMSTADTCILCASANLTRDVYQRFINPKAPQKKVMRLSIASSVLVGVVGALVGWYSKSIMDLLIMTFTINSAGLFLPTLGVFFWKRATPMAALWSMSVSLVTVIGWYFAKGAFPDSTIFSIDPVWPGLMASAMLFFPLSLSAPYFAETKQNA encoded by the coding sequence ATGGAAATCATCGATTATATTGTTCTCGTACTTTACTTCTGTACGCTGCTCGGAATCGCTGTTTACGCAAACCAAAAGCAGGAAACCACGGAAGACTACTACGTAGGGGGGCGGGGCGTAGGCACGTTGCCCCTTGCGGCGCTCTGGATGTCCTCATGGGTAGGCGGGGCGGCTATCATGGGCACGGCGGAGAAATCCTACCAGATAGGTCTTTCCTCTCTCTGGTATCCGCTCAGCATGTTCAGCGGTTTCATCTTTTTTGCACTCATTTTTGCAGGACGCATCAAACGTCTGGGGGACCAGCATCAGCATATCACATATCCGGATCTCATAGAGCAACGATATGACACCAAAGCCCGCCTTGTCAGCACGGTGACGACCATTCTTGCCTACGTCGGCTACACGGCAAGCCAACTTCTCAGCGCGGCCCATATCATCACGTCAATCACCGGAATCAACCTTGGCTATTCTTTTCTCGTAGCCACAACCGTCACCGTAACCTACACCTCTTTCGGGGGCTTTTTCGCTGTAGAAAAAACCGATCGTTTTCAAACGCTCCTCGTCGTCATCGGCGTCTCGGCCGTGGCAGTCCCCCTCACATGGCATTCTCTCGGAGATATTTCCCGACTTTCCACCGAGCTACCCGCCGATTTCTTCCAATTCGGCTCATGGGGATGGGGTGCAATATTCGCCATGTTCATCAGCATGGTACTGACCTTTTTCACTTCCATGGACAGCTACACACGCTGCTACGCGGCAAAATCCGTCCGCAGCGCCCGCAACGGCACGCTGCTCGCCGCGCTGATTGTCCTTTGCATTTCCGGTTCCATCTGTTTCCTCGGCATGAGCGCCAAACTCATCATCCCGTCTGGCACTGACGGTGCGTCCACACTTATCAGGCTCATCATGCATGTTTTCCCGGCGGGAGTGAAAGGATTGATGCTCGTCGCGATCCTGTCGGCCATTATGTCCACGGCTGACACCTGCATCCTGTGCGCTTCTGCCAATCTGACACGTGACGTCTACCAGCGGTTCATCAATCCCAAAGCACCGCAGAAAAAAGTCATGCGTCTCAGCATAGCCAGCTCCGTCCTGGTGGGTGTCGTTGGAGCACTTGTCGGGTGGTATTCAAAAAGTATCATGGACCTTCTTATCATGACGTTCACCATCAACTCGGCAGGACTTTTTCTCCCCACACTCGGCGTCTTTTTCTGGAAACGAGCCACGCCTATGGCGGCACTGTGGAGCATGAGCGTTTCTCTTGTCACAGTCATAGGCTGGTACTTTGCAAAAGGAGCATTCCCTGACTCGACGATCTTCAGCATCGACCCGGTCTGGCCGGGACTGATGGCATCGGCAATGCTCTTCTTCCCCCTGAGCCTCTCAGCTCCCTATTTTGCGGAGACGAAACAAAATGCCTGA
- a CDS encoding MFS transporter, with protein MNLFKKYFVLFALSLGYAASYMLPYIKYVFYDQLLAGVGCNNEQAGFLLTVYTMTALALYIPGGWVADKFKAKYVLVASLFGTGVLNFAFAINMNYSFALVIWVLLAFSTAFAFWSGIIKAIRLLGSAAEQGKLYGFFSSGVGAFSAITSSVALFVYGLFTADAIGGLKGVIYVQGATCILSSIIVFFFFEESHDAAEESEDDKFKTSDILTVLRNPMTWAISILIFCGHGIYTSTSYFNPYMTNVIGVTMAFSGVLAIVRTHILRLTCGPLGGIFADKLKSPALVIISCFAAMTTILIIFMLLPVGTSATVVIGLQLLLAAVTFTCYSILYSCIEEVGIPRKFTGTTVAVASMIGYLPDMIYNPLFGGWLDSYGNTGYLYIFSFLAASGVVGLCSAFMIRRHSVTKVKTAPQTA; from the coding sequence ATGAATCTGTTCAAAAAGTATTTCGTGCTCTTCGCCCTCTCACTCGGCTACGCCGCCAGTTACATGCTGCCGTACATCAAGTACGTCTTTTATGATCAGCTTTTGGCAGGCGTCGGCTGCAACAACGAACAAGCTGGTTTCCTGCTGACAGTCTACACCATGACGGCTCTGGCTCTCTACATCCCCGGAGGATGGGTAGCCGACAAATTCAAGGCAAAATATGTCCTCGTGGCATCTTTATTCGGCACGGGCGTACTCAATTTCGCATTTGCCATAAACATGAACTACTCATTCGCACTCGTGATCTGGGTTCTTCTGGCATTCAGCACCGCCTTTGCATTCTGGTCCGGCATCATCAAGGCGATCCGCCTGCTCGGCAGCGCAGCAGAACAAGGCAAGCTGTACGGCTTCTTCAGTTCCGGCGTTGGAGCCTTTTCCGCCATTACTTCCTCCGTAGCTCTTTTTGTCTATGGCCTGTTCACGGCAGACGCCATCGGCGGCCTGAAGGGCGTCATCTATGTTCAGGGTGCTACGTGTATCCTCTCTTCCATCATCGTTTTCTTCTTCTTTGAGGAATCCCACGATGCCGCAGAAGAATCCGAAGACGATAAATTCAAAACAAGTGACATCCTCACAGTGCTGAGAAACCCCATGACGTGGGCCATTTCCATCCTGATCTTCTGTGGTCACGGCATCTATACCAGCACTTCCTACTTCAACCCCTACATGACCAATGTCATCGGCGTGACCATGGCCTTCTCCGGCGTACTTGCGATTGTACGCACCCATATCCTGCGCCTGACCTGCGGCCCGCTGGGTGGTATATTCGCAGACAAACTGAAGTCCCCGGCACTGGTCATCATCAGCTGTTTCGCAGCCATGACCACCATTCTGATTATCTTCATGCTCCTGCCCGTCGGCACCAGCGCAACCGTGGTCATCGGCCTCCAACTCCTGCTCGCCGCCGTAACCTTCACCTGCTACTCGATCCTTTACTCCTGCATCGAAGAAGTGGGCATCCCGCGCAAGTTTACAGGCACCACCGTTGCGGTAGCATCCATGATCGGATATCTGCCCGACATGATTTATAACCCACTCTTCGGCGGCTGGCTCGATAGCTACGGCAACACAGGATATCTCTACATCTTCAGCTTCCTGGCTGCTTCCGGCGTTGTCGGACTGTGTTCGGCATTCATGATTCGCAGACACAGCGTGACAAAAGTCAAAACGGCACCTCAAACCGCGTAA
- a CDS encoding acetate--CoA ligase family protein gives MSMEKLLAPKTVAIVGASDKEGFGGDTCRNVLSYADTDNVYFVNPKRDEVFGKKCYHSMTDIPVNIDLAVLCTPQKTIEPLLREAASKGAGGAVVYASGYSEVGTPEGVAAEESLKALCAELDISLMGPNCAGFINYIDRVVGFAFISDERDRTGSVGFVSQSGQLCLSFMDNPSMRFSYSISSGNSSVVTMEDYLDYLIEDDNTKVVGLYLEGVTQPEKFEKALRKAATMRKPIVVLKAGRSEKGSQVAASHTGSLSGADVIYDAIFKKFGVIRVNDAEELLATTQLFATLPTLPQQTGFASINLSGGETGICADMGEMAGIDYPDFGEETLNRLRALLPEYASPANPLDTTATISYDADVYASVLQTVMDDPNIGLVVVGYTLLHEIADPCIHYMAKGIENVVKHGNPKPMVMLPFFENSRNPEYLDKLNELGVPVLPPPTYGFAALRHLMDFINYSPDENTLELSIPAADTGSTTHRTLSEYESASILREYGVRTPEGSVVDNAEAAAETAESLGYPVVMKIASADIAHKSDIGGVALNIQDADAAREAFDRIMANAQSHAPDADVDGVFVQKMLSPGMEVIIGVNSDPQFGPAVLVGLGGIFVEIFRDTSLRPAPFGKDEAQRMLEELKAFPLFNGYRGQAELDVEALAEAIANVARLASERRDDIVELDVNPVFVYEKGNGICAADALVVMKK, from the coding sequence ATGAGTATGGAAAAACTCCTTGCACCCAAGACCGTCGCCATTGTCGGCGCAAGCGATAAGGAAGGCTTCGGCGGCGACACCTGCCGTAACGTGCTCTCCTACGCAGACACCGACAATGTCTACTTCGTCAATCCCAAGCGTGACGAAGTATTCGGCAAGAAGTGCTATCACAGCATGACGGATATCCCGGTAAACATCGACCTGGCGGTCCTCTGCACGCCGCAGAAAACCATCGAGCCCCTGTTGCGCGAAGCCGCGTCCAAAGGCGCGGGTGGCGCGGTGGTGTATGCCAGCGGATATTCCGAAGTGGGAACGCCTGAAGGCGTCGCAGCCGAAGAAAGCCTCAAGGCTCTTTGCGCGGAACTGGACATCTCCCTGATGGGACCCAACTGCGCCGGATTCATCAACTACATCGACCGCGTGGTCGGATTTGCCTTCATCTCCGATGAACGAGACCGAACCGGATCGGTGGGCTTCGTGTCCCAGAGCGGTCAGCTCTGCCTGTCCTTCATGGACAACCCATCCATGCGGTTCTCCTATTCCATCTCCTCGGGCAACAGCTCGGTGGTAACCATGGAAGATTATCTGGATTACCTCATCGAGGACGACAACACCAAAGTCGTTGGACTGTATCTCGAAGGTGTCACCCAGCCGGAGAAGTTTGAAAAGGCACTTCGCAAAGCCGCGACAATGAGAAAACCCATTGTGGTGCTCAAAGCCGGACGCAGTGAAAAAGGCAGTCAGGTCGCGGCATCCCATACCGGTTCCCTGTCGGGTGCGGATGTCATATACGATGCCATTTTCAAAAAATTCGGTGTCATTCGCGTAAACGACGCCGAAGAACTTCTCGCCACAACCCAACTCTTTGCAACCTTACCAACCCTGCCTCAGCAGACCGGTTTCGCCTCCATCAATTTGTCAGGAGGCGAAACCGGTATCTGCGCCGACATGGGCGAGATGGCAGGCATTGACTACCCGGACTTTGGGGAGGAAACGCTCAACCGACTGCGCGCCCTGCTCCCTGAGTACGCCAGTCCGGCCAATCCGCTGGATACCACGGCGACCATCTCCTACGACGCGGACGTATATGCCTCCGTGTTGCAAACCGTGATGGACGACCCGAATATCGGCCTCGTGGTCGTGGGCTACACTCTGCTCCACGAAATCGCAGACCCGTGTATTCACTACATGGCAAAAGGCATTGAAAATGTCGTGAAACACGGCAACCCCAAGCCCATGGTCATGCTCCCGTTCTTCGAGAACTCCCGGAACCCGGAATACCTCGACAAACTGAACGAACTCGGCGTCCCGGTCCTTCCGCCCCCGACATACGGTTTCGCGGCCCTGCGTCATCTCATGGATTTCATCAACTACTCGCCTGATGAAAACACACTTGAGTTGTCGATCCCCGCGGCCGACACTGGATCCACGACACACCGTACCCTTTCGGAATACGAAAGTGCATCCATCCTGCGCGAATACGGAGTACGAACCCCGGAAGGAAGTGTCGTGGACAATGCGGAAGCCGCTGCCGAAACAGCCGAGTCTCTCGGCTATCCGGTGGTCATGAAAATCGCCTCTGCCGATATCGCCCATAAATCCGACATCGGCGGGGTTGCCCTGAACATTCAGGATGCCGACGCGGCCCGCGAGGCGTTTGACCGTATCATGGCAAACGCACAATCCCACGCACCTGATGCCGATGTGGACGGTGTCTTTGTCCAAAAAATGCTGTCCCCAGGCATGGAAGTCATTATCGGCGTAAACAGCGATCCGCAGTTCGGCCCCGCCGTTCTGGTGGGCCTCGGCGGCATTTTCGTCGAAATATTCCGCGACACATCACTGCGCCCCGCTCCGTTCGGAAAAGACGAAGCACAACGCATGCTGGAAGAATTGAAGGCGTTCCCGCTCTTCAACGGTTATCGCGGACAGGCTGAACTTGATGTGGAAGCGCTGGCCGAAGCAATTGCCAACGTGGCCCGCCTTGCTTCCGAGCGTCGGGATGACATTGTCGAACTCGATGTAAACCCTGTGTTTGTTTACGAAAAAGGCAATGGAATCTGCGCTGCGGACGCCCTTGTCGTGATGAAGAAATAA